The following proteins are encoded in a genomic region of Streptomyces collinus Tu 365:
- a CDS encoding HIT family protein: MISDWRKDRIGAALRGENPTVLRRLDAGFAVIGDVQFLPGYSLLLADEPDVQRLSDLPRARRLSFLADMDRLGEAVERACRRLDPGFRRVNLEILGNTDPFLHAHIWPRFEWEPAEVVHKPVWLYPGDRWSDERFRLGPQHDGLRDAIGGELDRLAA, from the coding sequence ATGATCAGTGACTGGCGGAAGGACCGGATCGGGGCTGCTCTGCGGGGCGAGAATCCGACCGTGTTGCGGCGACTCGATGCCGGCTTCGCAGTGATCGGCGACGTCCAGTTCCTGCCCGGCTACTCGCTTCTCCTCGCGGACGAGCCGGATGTTCAGCGGCTGTCCGACCTGCCCAGGGCCAGGCGGTTGTCGTTCCTGGCCGACATGGACCGTCTCGGAGAAGCGGTCGAGCGGGCCTGCCGACGGCTGGACCCCGGATTCCGCCGGGTCAACCTGGAGATCCTCGGCAACACGGATCCGTTCCTGCACGCCCACATCTGGCCGCGGTTCGAATGGGAGCCGGCCGAGGTGGTGCACAAGCCGGTGTGGCTGTATCCGGGTGACCGGTGGAGTGACGAGCGGTTCAGGCTCGGCCCGCAGCACGACGGGCTGCGTGATGCGATCGGTGGCGAACTGGACCGGCTGGCTGCCTGA
- a CDS encoding DUF427 domain-containing protein: MPSHETMPTESVWDYPRPPALRRDPRRIVVECAGEVLADTTGAWKIMETSHPPVFYVPPADIRSDLLRPASHRTWCEWKGVADYWDVLVGPDIRALAAWSYPDPRPPYEELADHFAFYAGRVDRCTVDGYPVQPQEGDFYGGWITPEVRGPFKGGARTHGW, encoded by the coding sequence ATGCCGTCACACGAGACCATGCCGACGGAGTCGGTGTGGGACTACCCGCGTCCGCCTGCTCTGCGCCGCGACCCGCGGCGGATCGTCGTCGAGTGCGCAGGCGAGGTTCTCGCCGACACGACCGGCGCCTGGAAGATCATGGAGACCAGCCACCCGCCGGTGTTCTACGTGCCCCCTGCGGACATCCGAAGTGACCTCCTGCGGCCCGCCTCCCACCGCACCTGGTGCGAGTGGAAGGGCGTGGCCGACTACTGGGACGTCCTGGTGGGACCCGACATCCGTGCCCTCGCCGCGTGGAGCTACCCCGACCCGCGGCCGCCCTACGAGGAACTCGCGGACCACTTCGCCTTCTACGCCGGGAGAGTCGACCGCTGCACCGTCGACGGCTACCCGGTGCAGCCACAGGAAGGCGACTTCTACGGAGGCTGGATCACTCCCGAGGTCCGGGGCCCCTTCAAGGGAGGAGCCCGAACCCACGGCTGGTGA
- a CDS encoding STAS domain-containing protein, with amino-acid sequence MSEPAGLGVEVAVIGSDAAIITVCGELDADTGLVLQHQLAGQVVHGRRHLVLDLAGVPFMDSSGLRVIIRTINEMRNVDGSVSLAAPTEVVRRVLDLTGVGMSCRIFDTVDAACESLLGREDEAPDRSVRDTAAR; translated from the coding sequence GTGAGCGAACCAGCAGGTCTGGGTGTCGAGGTGGCCGTGATCGGCTCCGACGCCGCGATCATCACCGTCTGCGGAGAGCTCGACGCCGACACCGGCCTCGTCCTTCAGCACCAGTTGGCAGGCCAGGTGGTGCATGGACGACGTCATCTGGTGCTGGACCTGGCGGGTGTGCCGTTCATGGACTCGTCCGGGCTGCGTGTCATCATCCGGACCATCAATGAGATGCGTAACGTCGACGGATCCGTGTCCCTGGCCGCGCCCACCGAGGTGGTGCGACGTGTGCTCGATCTGACCGGGGTCGGTATGAGCTGCCGGATATTCGACACCGTGGACGCTGCGTGTGAATCCCTCCTGGGCCGGGAGGACGAGGCGCCGGATCGGTCCGTGCGCGACACGGCGGCTCGATAG
- a CDS encoding ATP-binding protein, giving the protein MESVPVGEDGTTPGERVIQATVALDGDGSVIAQARHRAADFLARVQSVHGLPVSQRAMDLTQLVVSELVTNARKYAPGPVLLDLRIVGDAVEVVVWDSDPVLPVARAADAGRVGQHGLEIVMAVAQGFEAQREPVGKRITARIALADDPGGAVTGLTPQ; this is encoded by the coding sequence ATGGAGTCAGTGCCCGTGGGGGAGGACGGCACCACGCCGGGTGAGCGGGTGATCCAGGCGACGGTGGCGTTGGACGGGGACGGGTCGGTGATCGCCCAGGCGCGTCATCGGGCGGCTGATTTCCTGGCGCGGGTGCAGTCGGTGCACGGGTTGCCGGTCTCGCAGCGGGCGATGGATCTGACCCAGTTGGTGGTCAGTGAGCTGGTCACCAATGCGCGTAAGTATGCTCCGGGGCCGGTTCTGCTGGATCTGAGGATCGTCGGGGACGCGGTGGAGGTCGTGGTGTGGGACTCCGATCCGGTGCTGCCGGTGGCCCGGGCCGCGGACGCCGGCCGGGTGGGGCAGCACGGTCTGGAGATCGTGATGGCGGTCGCGCAGGGTTTCGAGGCGCAGCGCGAGCCGGTGGGCAAGCGCATCACGGCCCGTATCGCCCTGGCCGACGATCCCGGCGGCGCCGTCACCGGACTCACCCCCCAGTAG
- a CDS encoding STAS domain-containing protein, whose amino-acid sequence MTEEEVADPHTSTPPDRLTVAAHTIDGTHVLTPTGEIDHHTGETLRHALDAITTPGSRVVVDLHQVTFMDSSGINILIAAHRALTDTGGRLRLARPTHTVQRTLTIVGIDTVIDCHATLPQALDD is encoded by the coding sequence ATGACCGAGGAAGAAGTGGCGGACCCCCACACCAGCACACCGCCGGACCGGCTCACCGTCGCGGCCCACACCATCGACGGCACCCACGTCCTGACCCCCACCGGGGAAATCGACCACCACACCGGCGAGACCCTCCGCCACGCCCTGGACGCCATCACCACACCCGGCTCCCGCGTCGTGGTCGACCTCCACCAGGTCACCTTCATGGACTCCAGCGGCATCAACATCCTCATCGCCGCCCACCGCGCCCTCACCGACACCGGTGGCCGGCTCCGCCTCGCCCGCCCCACCCACACCGTCCAACGCACCCTGACCATCGTCGGCATCGACACCGTCATCGACTGTCACGCCACCCTCCCCCAAGCACTCGACGACTGA
- the gvpJ gene encoding gas vesicle protein GvpJ, which translates to MSIATQQGGGSGSSGLYDVLELVVDRGLVIDAFARVSLVGIEILKIDTRVVIAGVDTYLRFAEHCNRLDLEAGPREPAELTESPDSSAQDRSTAALPRASQPSSGAADTVSSALDQSRGEEREPEGRRVAREED; encoded by the coding sequence ATGTCCATAGCGACACAGCAGGGCGGCGGGAGCGGTTCCAGCGGCCTGTACGACGTGCTGGAACTCGTCGTCGACCGCGGACTGGTCATCGACGCCTTCGCACGCGTCTCCCTGGTCGGCATCGAAATCCTCAAGATCGACACGCGGGTCGTGATCGCCGGCGTCGACACCTACCTCCGGTTCGCCGAACACTGCAACCGCCTCGACCTCGAAGCCGGCCCCCGCGAACCGGCGGAACTCACCGAATCCCCCGACTCCAGTGCCCAGGACAGGTCCACGGCAGCCCTGCCCCGCGCCTCCCAGCCCTCTTCCGGCGCCGCGGACACCGTCTCCAGCGCCCTCGACCAGTCGCGCGGTGAGGAGCGGGAGCCTGAGGGCCGGAGGGTCGCGCGCGAAGAGGATTGA